A window of the Choristoneura fumiferana chromosome 30, NRCan_CFum_1, whole genome shotgun sequence genome harbors these coding sequences:
- the LOC141444722 gene encoding uncharacterized protein: MATVKQETEELLACRICLATNTKLYGLYEHHLNEAFVDIMGTTLSAWDGFPQHVCAWCRAEMLRAAGLRARCRRAEDLLKQAFVHQHLITTNYLETLDRVAHQLTLCLTITHATTIDTSHEETKQEKEEKQEETEQEPEQDLDDFDLYHPEFDEPIINLKNKMLLENIQNLELRVELEKTDLEVKEPKIVKKVKRAKKGVKKKEKKEERKEKECKRKMKGFKKFFASEDDYTKFENTYNIEIVKLSEEEQLSEMQARKESSNYLRSAYKCERCFKGFLSETTYENHQKKTHEPSNGRNECCLCGARFRHPAGLRKHFESHTLKFICKICQFVTRHRSMAVMHADFHSGKTFVCKYCGLTFNKQTTFNTHTRVQHPLENARAGTCSACGETFTGKRGLQQHQAIAHKTLTTPELKCRVCLVQFDNLEAKQRHKDNNVCDPKLRPCAACGDKFPDEEALKKHVQESHVKEHYKCDQCDTTFAKKSSLAVHFERVHLKIKPKKPAFYKYHQYGKGRLKIRNAEICEICGKGYPDTTWLRYHQRTHTGERPYKCSQCTKSYMTPAGLQRHAVIHTGVRRWQCSQCPKTFLHQSSIYTHKLVHTGEKPYVCQICSKAFTQSGSLQTHVKYVHMKLKPPPRRRRADWKPALHP; the protein is encoded by the exons ATGGCCACAGTGAAGCAAGAGACAGAAGAACTGCTGGCTTGCCGAATATGCCTGGCGACGAACACCAAACTTTATGGACTATATGAACACCATTTAAACGAGGCTTTCGTCGATATTATGGGCACTACG CTGTCGGCGTGGGACGGCTTCCCGCAGCACGTGTGCGCGTGGTGCCGCGCCGAGATGCTCCGCGCGGCGGGGCTCcgcgcgcgctgccgccgcgcaGAGGACCTGCTCAAACAGGCCTTCGTGCACCAGCACTTG ATAACAACAAACTATCTAGAAACCCTGGATAGAGTAGCCCATCAACTCACTCTCTGTCTCACCATCACACACGCCACAACCATAGACACCAGCCACGAAGAAACGAAACAAGAGAAAGAAGAAAAACAAGAAGAAACAGAACAAGAACCAGAACAAGATTTAGATGATTTCGATCTGTACCATCCTGAATTCGACGAGCCAATCATAAatcttaaaaacaaaatgttgttAGAAAATATTCAGAATTTAGAACTAAGGGTGGAATTAGAGAAGACTGATCTAGAAGTTAAGGAGCCTAAGATAGTGAAAAAAGTGAAGAGAGCGAAAAAAGGCGTGAAGAAGAAAGAGAAGAAGGAAGAGCGGAAGGAGAAGGAGTGTAAAAGGAAGATGAAGGGGTTCAAAAAGTTCTTTGCTAGTGAGGACGATTATACCAAGTTTGAGAATACTTACAATATAG AGATAGTGAAGCTGTCGGAAGAGGAGCAACTGAGCGAGATGCAGGCGCGCAAAGAGTCCAGCAACTACCTGCGCTCCGCCTACAAGTGCGAGCGCTGCTTCAAAGGGTTCCTCTCGGAGACCACTTACGAGAACCATCAGAAGAAAACGCACGAACCT AGCAACGGCCGCAACGAGTGCTGCCTGTGCGGCGCGCGGTTCCGGCACCCGGCCGGCTTGCGGAAGCACTTCGAGTCGCACACGCTCAAGTTCATCTGTAAGATCTGCCAGTTTGTCACAAGACACAG AAGCATGGCGGTGATGCACGCAGACTTCCACTCGGGCAAGACCTTCGTCTGCAAGTACTGCGGGCTCACTTTCAA CAAGCAAACGACGTTCAACACGCACACGCGCGTGCAGCACCCTTTGGAGAACGCGCGCGCCGGCACCTGCTCCGCCTGCGGGGAGACCTTCACCGGCAAGCGCGGCCTGCAGCAGCACCAGGCCATCGCGCACAAAACG CTCACAACGCCTGAACTGAAGTGTCGTGTGTGTCTGGTGCAGTTCGACAACCTAGAGGCTAAACAACGGCACAAAGACAACAACGTCTGCGATCCCAAACTCAG GCCGTGCGCCGCGTGCGGGGACAAGTTCCCTGACGAAGAAGCTCTGAAGAAACACGTCCAGGAATCCCACGTCAAAGAACACTACAAATGTGATCAG TGCGACACGACGTTCGCCAAGAAGTCCTCCCTGGCGGTGCACTTCGAGCGCGTGCACCTCAAGATCAAGCCCAAGAAGCCCGCCTTCTACAAGTACCACCAGTACGGGAAGGGGCGCCTCAAGATACGGAACGCGGAGATCTGCGAGATCTGCGGGAAGGGGTACCCG GACACGACGTGGCTGCGATATCATCAACGTACACACACGGGCGAGCGCCCCTATAAATGCTCGCAGTGCACTAAGAGCTACATGACGCCCGCCGGCCTGCAG CGCCACGCGGTGATCCACACGGGCGTGCGTCGCTGGCAGTGCTCGCAGTGCCCCAAAACGTTCCTGCACCAGTCCTCCATCTACACACACAAGCTG GTGCACACGGGCGAGAAGCCCTACGTCTGTCAGATCTGCTCCAAAGCGTTCACGCAGTCGGGCTCCTTGCAGACACACGTCAAGTACGTCCATATGAAGTTGaagccgccgccgcgccgccgccgcgccgacTGGAAGCCCGCGCTGCACCCCTGA